CTGAAATACGTGAGAATGCCTGGAATGACGCCTGCAACACGCTATTGTTGACGGCCAGTTCCGTACTGGCGGCAACCGTGTCCGTGTTCACGGCGTCACCATAAACACCCTTTACATAGGCCTTGGTGGATTCGTGGTAGGTATTCGCATCCTGCAGAATCACGATATTGCCGTTGATGCGGGATTTGGTGACGTTCACGCCGTCGGCCGCCTGGTTGGCAAGATCAAGCGCCTTGTCCAGCAGGCTGTTATCGCCCGTCTGATAAGCCTCAATGGCGGTGTTCATGGCGGCGAATAATTTTTGAAACCCGTCATCGCTGGCCTTGATGCCGTAATTCAGCAGCAACGTATCGGTCACGCGCGCATTCAACGTTTCGTCGTCACCATTATAATAAAGCGAATCCGGTGTACCGGTGATGGCATTGTCCGGCACGGGAACCTGCACCGGGGCAACCGTGGTCTTACCGCCTGCGAACAGGTAGCTTCCGCCGATATTGGTGTTCAGCTGCGCCGCCGCGTTGTTCACATTGGCTTTCATGATGTTCAGGAATGCGCCGAACTGGGCTTCCGTTGCGCCCTTGGACTGGATGATGAGCTTGGCCACATCATCGGCTATCTTGGCGATATTATCCACCGAATCACCCATTACCTGAAGCCGCGCGCCGATCAGATCGTTGGATTCGATATACTGATTGGTGGTCTTCAGCTTGTTTTCAAACGCGTTCACCCGCTCCACCGAACCGTGCAGCCCCTGAAAGGTCGTGGCCTTGAGCCCGCTGGAAATCTGCTGGTTCAGAATCGCCATATTGTTTTGCGATTTACCGTATTCGGTAATCACATTGGTGAGGTAGGCGTGGGTGCTGATGCGTGAAAGCATGGCGTTATCCGTTTAACAAAGTGGCCGTTATTAGAAGGAATTCATCAATGCATCGAACATGGAGTTCACCACCGTGATCACCCTGGCCGATGCGCTGTAGGCATTTTGATAGATGATGGTATTGCCCACCTCTTCGTCCAGGTTGACGCCGGAAATGGCATCGCTCTTGGACTGGTAGGTCTGGTAAAGAAGATTGTCATTGTCATATTGCTGCTTGGCAAATTCAGCCACGGCCGCCGTCGCCCCAAGGAAGGACGAGGAATAGCCGCTTAATGTCTGGTCCGTCACCGGCAGCAGGCCGGATTCCGCAAAAGATGCCTGCGCGAGCCCGAGATCGGCCATCGCCTGCACCGCCTGTTTGCCCCCCGCGCCAAGCTCGTAGGTATAAACGGGCTTGCCGCCGACGCTGCCGAGGTGGGTTTGCGTCAGTTTACCGGTGCTCAGATAGTTCGAATGGTCGATAATATCGGTACGGATGGACAGGTTCAGCGCCGAATTCTTGAACGTATCATTGCCCAGATACGGTGTGTTCTTCACGAAATTATTGTTCTCGTTGAAGAAGTTGTTCAGCCCGAAATAATGGGAAATCCCTTTGCCGGTGCCAACCTCTGGCGGGGTGGCGAACAGGCGCCCGTTATCGTAGGAAGTCCCTTCCGACATCGCAATGCGGTGATCCGGATCGAACGTGTTGATTTTCAGATAACCATATTCACCCGGCTGAACGGGCAGTCCCTTGTCATTCACGAACTCGGCACGGGCGATGGCGCTTGGATCGCTCGGCAACACCTGGTAGGCATTACCCCCGCCTGAAGTCGTGGCGATGAAGCGGTTGTTTTTGATCTCCCCCGGCACGCTGTTATCCACCACGAAGGTCAGCGTATCGGTGGACACGTTACCATTGGCGTCCGTCACCTGAATGGTCACGTCGATCGTGTTTGGCCCCACAACGCCGGTGCCCGTGATGCCCCATTCCGTGCCCGTGCGCCCGGTAAAACCGGCATTAACATTATACGCCGTGGTGGGAACACCCGCGGCAGGAAAACCGTTGATGGTCGCGCCCAGTATCTGCACCGTGGCCGTATTGTCGGAAATATTCTCAAAATCGAAATCCAGCGAAAGCGCGCCGGTTTGCGGCACGTTCTCGATGTTGGAAACCAGGCGGACGTTGGAGAGATTGCCCAGCTCCCACTTGGCGCCCTGCGGCCCCAGATAGGCGTTCATCTCATCGGCAATAGTCTGGCCCGTATGCCAGCCCACATCGCCCTCGCCCGAGTTGAAGTTCAGGTTCAGCTGCGCGGGGCGGAAACCACCCGTTTCCTGTGAAAGCGGGTCATTGATCGGATAGGGATTATCCAGCGGTGTACCATCGGGATTGACGATGCCGATCAGGGCGGACCCCTGCCAGTTGCGTACTTCCTGCGGATCCACGGCAACCTGTCCGGTCAACGTGTCCGGCGGCGGAAAACCGGCGCCGTCATTATGGATGGCATTGATCTTCTCGCGCACGCCTTGGGCCAGCGTATCCAGCGTGTTCAGAATTTCCGGAATCTTGACGTTGCGCACCTGAAGCAGCCCGTAAAGCTTGCCGCTCTTCATCGGCGTGGAGAAGCTGCCTTCCGTGCTGGCAGCCACCAGCGTGGCGGGCGGCGCCAGCGGCTTGAAGGTTTTGCGGTCCACCGCGGTGGACGTAATCGGCCCGAGCGTACCGTCATTGATGAACGTATCCACGCCCGAAGCAGGCGTATATTGCAGCTGGTGCAGCTGATAATCCACCAGGCCGATGCCCCCTGCGGCGGCCACCGTCGCGCGGCCGTCCTTGAGGTAACGCACACGGATATCGAGCGACTGGCTGAGCTGATTGACCAATGCATCCCGCTGGTCGTAAAGGCCGACCTTGGTCTGCTTCAGCGCATCGGCATTGGCGATGGCGATATTGACGTCATAGAGCTTGGTCAGCGTATCGTTGATGGTCTTGACCTCGCGGCTGATATCCAGCTCCGCCTCGTAACGCAGCTGCTCAAGCCCATAGGCCGTATCATTCATGGAACGCGCCAGCGTGCTGGCCGTTTTCACCGCATTCTCGCGCAGCGAGGCCTTGTCCGGGCTGTCGGCCAGGTCCTGCATGGCGGAGAAGTAATTGTCGATATAGGCGTTCAGCGAATTATCCGAGGCGGGCTTGCCGGTCACCAGCTGCACGCGGTCCATGTAATCGCTGATGACGGAGGAATCCATGGTGATGGATGCCTGCATCTGGGTAGTACGCTGCAGATACTGGTCCACGTTGCGGGTGACATCGGCAATCTTCACCCCCGCGCCGGAATTATTCACATATTGCGATTCCAGCTGAAGATTCTGGCGCGAATAGCCCGGCGTGTTCGCATTCGAAATATTTTGCGAAAGCACGTTCAAGGCGGACTGGTTCACCCGCAGGCTGGAAAGCGCATTATTGAGCGCGAGGCTTAACGCCATGGTAATCTCCCTTTATCAATCGCCTTCGTCACCATGCCTA
The sequence above is a segment of the bacterium genome. Coding sequences within it:
- the flgK gene encoding flagellar hook-associated protein FlgK; its protein translation is MALSLALNNALSSLRVNQSALNVLSQNISNANTPGYSRQNLQLESQYVNNSGAGVKIADVTRNVDQYLQRTTQMQASITMDSSVISDYMDRVQLVTGKPASDNSLNAYIDNYFSAMQDLADSPDKASLRENAVKTASTLARSMNDTAYGLEQLRYEAELDISREVKTINDTLTKLYDVNIAIANADALKQTKVGLYDQRDALVNQLSQSLDIRVRYLKDGRATVAAAGGIGLVDYQLHQLQYTPASGVDTFINDGTLGPITSTAVDRKTFKPLAPPATLVAASTEGSFSTPMKSGKLYGLLQVRNVKIPEILNTLDTLAQGVREKINAIHNDGAGFPPPDTLTGQVAVDPQEVRNWQGSALIGIVNPDGTPLDNPYPINDPLSQETGGFRPAQLNLNFNSGEGDVGWHTGQTIADEMNAYLGPQGAKWELGNLSNVRLVSNIENVPQTGALSLDFDFENISDNTATVQILGATINGFPAAGVPTTAYNVNAGFTGRTGTEWGITGTGVVGPNTIDVTIQVTDANGNVSTDTLTFVVDNSVPGEIKNNRFIATTSGGGNAYQVLPSDPSAIARAEFVNDKGLPVQPGEYGYLKINTFDPDHRIAMSEGTSYDNGRLFATPPEVGTGKGISHYFGLNNFFNENNNFVKNTPYLGNDTFKNSALNLSIRTDIIDHSNYLSTGKLTQTHLGSVGGKPVYTYELGAGGKQAVQAMADLGLAQASFAESGLLPVTDQTLSGYSSSFLGATAAVAEFAKQQYDNDNLLYQTYQSKSDAISGVNLDEEVGNTIIYQNAYSASARVITVVNSMFDALMNSF